CTTCCCAATGTATTCATCAGAGGTGTGCTGGAAACAAAGCCCTTAAAAACCCTGAAAACATGTCTACATTAAGGAGGAGCTTAATTAAACTAACCTTGTTAAATTGTCAGAAAGACAAATGAGGCATATTTTTCAGTTTGTCATAAATTGTTCTGGGAGGGAATTTGTGAAAATGCTTCATGGTAAGCTCCCTAACCACATATAACATCTGGAGATTTCAAAGCTTTTTATACTTTATCTACTATCCTTTTAAGGTGGGGAGACAGATGCTGTGAGAAACAGAATAGCTATTATTACATAGTTAAGTTTGGTAGAGGTAGAAATGGCCTGATTTTCCTTCTAGTGCAATTTTCTGAATGTCCCTTGGTACCTACACTTGGTACTGGCTACAGTTATATACAGGTACATAAAGTATTTCTCATGACCTTGCTTTCCAGTTGCAATTCCACAGCTCTGTAAGTATGTCTTTTAGCCATTCATTCTCCACTCATCCCACCTAGTGGATTTGCAGTGTATTGTGTATCACTTTCGTACCAATggactgtattttaaaaaaattttttttagttgttgatagacatttattttattttttttatacgcagggctgagaattgaacccactaCCTCTTACAtggccaggcaagtgcgctaccacggagccacagcctcagcccctagaCTGTATGTTTTTATCAGAAGTATACAAGTTTGGTGTGATGTTTGTTCTACTTTTTGTCATCTTCCCAGAAGGCCAATACAGTAGCAAGCTTGGCACATTTTCCCATTTCCTCATGGAAAAAGTTGCCAATTGAACAGTTTGGTTGAGCAGCAGAATTCAATTCTACCACCTGACAGGATTTACCTGATACAGGCTTATGCTGCTACCCACATTTTTTATGCTTACATTCAGCCTCTGATCTGTCTCTAAGCTGCAAAGTGGTGCATGGTATGTATACTTGTGTACTCCAAGAGCACAGTCATTTGCATATAATAGATGTTGGATAAAAGGCACCATACTTTCAGTCTGCTGGAAGTTATCTGGATAGCAAATATAATGGGATCGGGAGTTGTTTCGTTTTGTAGCTTCTCTTTGGTTTTTCTCTTGAGTGTGGCAATGCAAAGGAGTTTGAATAAGTATGAACCTACTGGATAAACTTGGAATATTTACTCATAAATATCCACCCCATCATGGCATGACTCTAAAAGCATACTTTGTGTAATGCTTCACAGTTGCCCTATTCTTCTGAGGTATTATCCCTGTTTTACTAAGGAAGCTGTCATTGATCCGTTGAAGAAACTTACTGAAATTCACATACTtaacaaagcaaaattttaagtCCAGATTGCTTCCGAAACCCTGCTGTACTATTTTGTCAAAAACAGAACTGAGATTAAAGCCCAGGAAGTGCAATCCCCCAAGTACacaatgttttttcttctttgattccttATAAAATAAGGAAGCTGctctttaattgaaaaatattgacTAGGTAATATAGtcattgaaaggaaagtgagaaaaccAGAGACAGGCAAGCGAGAAATgaaggatggagaccaggcagagatccacaTGAAAGTTTGTCAAAGCTGACAAAGGCCATCTCACAATAAAGAGAGAGGCCCTAAGATGTTCGGGTGTTCAGCTTTTGTGGGGTAGGTTCTAGAGTTGTAGTTGTGGCGCTATGGgataggctgtgtgtgtgtgtgggggggggggttgtgtcAGAGCTAGGTGGCATGAAATAGCATGGAATttgcttagggttatggtaccaTGGAATAGGTCACTAATCAGGGTGGGGGGAGTTCCAgtaagaggaagtacaggaaagaGAAACTTATAAGATGGCAGTTAACATTTAAGGTGGCTGCTCAGATGTTAAATCAAGACCCTATAGTCATGTGGTTCAAAATTCAAAGGACATGAAAATCCAGACAATGAAGAGTTTTTCCTGCCCTTGTCCTTCAGACATCTAGTTCCTATACCTGTGAGCATTCACTACTACTATGTGTTCTTCCAGAGATGTTTTGTGCATATGAAAGCAAACACATCCACCCTTTTTACGCAAATAGAAACACACTATGTATTATGCTTAACCTTGCTATTgcactaaatatattttggagattgtTTAGTAGTCCATTAAGGACCTtgcttccttttaatttttgcatagtttgttgaataaatatcaTTTCATGGATATCTGTTTCCAGTATTTTGCTATAAACTGTCACAAAAATAATGCATATGTTTGAAGACATAATATGTTGATATTATAAGTACTGAATTACTGCTTTAAAGGAAATGTGCAAACGTGGAAtatatctttaaaacataaaGGGAATGTGCAGTTGAATTTCACTAGTATTCTTCAAAGAGGTTTTTacctaccagcaatgtattagaGTATCTATTTCCCATCAGTCTCaacaaaacaaatatgttgtCAAAGTTTTTTATCATTCCCAATCTGGTATGtgcaatacattatttttaatttactttcaaaACATAAACTTTAAGTTTTTAGGACAGTTTTAAATTTGCATAAACATATTACAGTGTTCCATATGCCTCCACTCAGTTGCCCTTAATGTTAACATCTTACGTAACTTGGGTACATTTGTCACTACTATAGAAACTTATTATTAATAGAGTGCATAGTTTATTTACATCAACTTAGTTTTTATCTAgtgttctcttttttaatatttactttttagttgtacacaatacctttattttgtttatttactttcatgtgatgctgaggatcgaacccagggccttgcacgtactaggcgagcactctaccgctaagccacaaccccagccctctagtattatttttttgttccagGATCTTATCCAGGACACCACATTACATTTAGTTAATCATATCTCCCTGGGTTTCTCGTGGCTGTGACAGActcagactttccttgtttttgatgatgACCTTGATGGTTTGGGGGATTACtagtagtatagtttgaaatttcCATCTCACTTATaagtaaatatcttttttttttttacgtacATGATAATAATGGAATGccttacactcattattacccatttacagcacaatttttcgtaactctgtgtataaagtatgtttacgccaaaattatgccattatatatgtattctttttttgcattgcaattcttaatacacatatataccacaatttttcatatctctttgtatataaggtatgttgacaccaaattcaaatcttcatacatatattttgtataatgatgaccatcacattccccAATCCTTGCTTTTCACATACTTAAGGATGTACATTTCCTTTTGGGGGACTAAGAGACCATGCTTTTAACCACCATATTATACCTCTTTTTTGATTCATCATAATTACCAATAAAACATTCAAGAGCTTGAATACACAATTTCTGACTTCAAATTGAGAGAACTTAGAATTCCCTCTTACAAATACAAGAGGACAATTAATGCAAGCGATTTTTTCATACTTTACCTTCATGGTTATAATACAGAGGATTGACTAGAGGGTTTGTTGGAAACAGAGGTAGGCCATATAAAACCTTGAAAGGGAAGCAGTGTTGCCAGCCATGGTGGTGGAAGCCTATGaacccagtggcttgagaggctgaggcaggaggatgacaaattcaaagccagcgtcagcaattttgcgaggccctaatcaatttagagagaccctgtctcaaaacaaaagggctggggatgtggctcagtggttaaacacccctgggttcaatcccccgtaccaaaaaaaaaaaaaaaaaaagtaatgttgaTAGGGGTTACAGTATCAGTAACTTACTGATACTGGATGAAAGAGTCAAGAAGTCCTAGCTGACTCCCAGGTTTATGAGATGTATATTTGGGGTGTTATCTTTAACTTAAAATAGACCGGTCACTGGAAACCTACTTTCTGTCTCCATTTCTATAAGGCTCTGTGCTACTACAACTCCCAGAGGCCCACGCTCCACCACAATCCCCTTCGAGTCTGCCGCGCAGAGTTCTGGGACATGAGGTCCCTGACCTATTTGCCCAAGTTAGTAATAAAGGCCTGTGGAAACATGAAGAGGTAAGGGCTTGTCGGAGTTGCCAGAGACAAGcggagctctttttttttttttttttttaacatttgctttGAAAATGGCTTTTGTTACTTTGTGTCACAATTTTGGGAAGCGGTTTCTTGTGAACGGGAAGACAAAggtgaagggaggagggaagaagggctTGTTGGGTCAGCTGGGCGAAGTTCGGGAAGGTCCGCGACCAGGGTGGTTTCGGTAGGAATGCCTTCCCGGCTTAGGCCCCAGGAGCTGGCTGGGTACTGCGGATACTTTGTGTTTCAGACTGACCCACCCAGGCAAAAGGGTGCTGGTTGACAATTCTCAGCGCCAGGGATACCCAAGGCGGCTCCTCCCTGGCCCGCCATACCTTCGCCTcatgagcccaggggtgctcaggGTGGATGCATTTATTTGCACTGTCTGGGTGTTGAAGGATACTTGCTGGAACCACGAAACCATGTAGCATTTTCAAAGGTTACAGTAAGAGATTGATACTTTCTTTCTCCAAATTTGAAAGGAAAGCCCAAATGGGCTGGATGTGTTACAGGAAAAGAAAGGCATTGCTCCGCTCAGTTCCCCCTACTGGTTCTTCAGTAAATTAACCTTGGTGGTCATTGTTGAGAACCTGTGCCTCATTATTTTGACAGAACAAAGACTTTAAAAAGGATCCTCATTAAATTACTTTGATATTGACTCTGCAAGAGTGATCATGCAGGAACAGTTCTTCTGCACCCtcggtttctttttctttttttaaatatttattttattattattattatgtgtgtgtgtgtgtgtgtgtgtgtgtgtgtgtgtgtttgtgtgtgttttactggggtTTGAAgctagggccttgagcatgctaggcaagcactctgtcactgagctacatccccagcccttctaattTTATTCCCAGACatggtctggctaaattgctgagactggactgGAACTTGgaatcattctgcctcagcctccccgaaTAGCTGGAATTTCCTTGCATCTTTGAAGAAACTGGTTCTCATTTTCCCtgtcttttaaattattcaatgATATATCTCATACGtgcaaaataatgtttatttatttaaagaataaccATAAAGGCTTGTATCAACTACCAGTTTAAGAAATAGGATATTGTTAGTACCTTAGAAGTTCTTTGTGTCCCCTTCCTGATTTTTTCTGCCCTCATTCTTTCGTCCCCCATGATGACTGATATCCAGAATGTTATATTAATTTATtcccttgttgttttttttaaagatttttcacaTATGAATTTAGCCCTAAACAGTTTATACATAGTACCAGGGGCAAAGCTTTCTTTCTTAGAGACACAtcttcaaaacaagaaaaaaagggagTAAGATCATCTTCAGGCTACCACAATTCACAGGAATTGTACCATTATAAGAGGCACAATAAAAGTCATTGGCAATTTCTCACATTTTGTTACTAGCCTGAAGCACAACTGcaaattttcatagtttttacCCATTTTCAACTTTATACGAATGGAGAcatattaatttttctgtgaCTTGTTTATTTTAACTCAACATTTCTTTTTGAGATTCATGTGTGTTGATGTGTTTAGCTatgatttattcatttgaaaaaaaaaagacctttaaacttagcaagaactttgGGAATTCTAAATAATCAacaaaattgtgatttttaaattgattttatttttaaatgcaaaacagtggaatgcattgcaattattattacacatatagagcaaaatttttcttatctctgtatgTAAAGGATGTTCacacaaattcatgtcttcatacatgtactttggataatgatgtccatcacattccaccatcattgctatccccctgtcccctctcttcccctcccacccctctgccctgtctagagttcatctgttcctcccatgctacccctCCTTCCCCTACTATGAGTCAATCaccttatatcagggaaaacattcagcatttgtttttttggaattggctaacttcatttagcattatcttctccagctccatccatttacctgcaaatgccatgattttattctcttttattgctgagtattattccattgtgtatatatgccacttttttaatccattcatctactggagggcatctaggttggttccacagtttagctactgtgaattgtgctgctataaacattgacgtggctgtgtccatgtagtatgctgtttttaagccctttgggtatagaccgaggagagggatagctgtgtcaaaaggtgattccattcccagttttccaaggaatcggCATACTTctctccatattggctgcaccaatttgcagtcccaccagcaatgtatgagtgtgccttttcccccacatgctcgccaacacttattgttgtttatcttcttaATAGCTggcgttctgactggagtgagatgaagtcttggaatagttttgatttgcatttctctaattactagacatgatgagcatttttttcatatatttgttgattgattgtaaatcctcttctgagaagtgtctgttcaggtccttggcccatttaatgattgggttattggttttttggtgtttagttttttgagttctttatataccctaaagattagtgttctatctgatgtgtgaggagtaaaaatttgctccccagatgtaggctctctattcacctcacagtttttttttttttttttttctgagaagaaactttttagtttgagtccatcccatttattgattcttggttttaattcttgcgctataggagtcttattaaggaagttggggcctaatcccacatgttGAAGATTAGgacctagtttttcttctattagatgaagagtctctggttttattcctaggtccttgatccactttgagttgagttttgtgcatggtaagagataggggtttaatttcattttgttgcatatagatttccagttttcccagcaccatttgttgaagagactcttttctccaatgcatgtttttggctcctttgtctaatataagataattgtaattttgtgggttagtctctgtgtcctctattttgaaccattggtctaccaatctgttttggtgccaataccatgctgtttttgttactgttgctctgtagtatagtttaaggtctgatatagtgatgccacttgcttcactcttcctgctaaggattgctttacctattctgggtctcttatttttccagaagaattcatgattgctttttctatttctatgtgatttttaaaggattttttaaaaaagtgttgtatctaaaaatattttagaattttccaaGATAGGGCCAAGTCTTACTTGAGCAAGGGATTTTGCTTATAATTATAGGGTTTTCCCCTAGATATTATTATATCTTTACTAGGAAAGGGCAATTTTATAAGAaagacacttaaaatttttaaatttattttcctcatgGAGTTAACTCACTTTTTGTGTTCAGTTTTTTTATAATCAATTGTTGCATGCTTAaatagtcctattttttttttttacattctaatAAGAGCTTTCACATATTTAAGGTTAGTTAGCTCATGTTAGTCATTATCTAGATGTCTGCATAGTGATGCCTAGGCTATAAAATATTATGAtcctctttgtatttctttttaaactttctccTTTAGACATCTTCTCTCATAACTCATCTTCTCCATAAAGATGACTCCAGATTTCCATGTTCAACCTTAGAATCTCCTCTATGAAACTTTTCTTTCAGCCAATCACTTATGCTGTTACCTCTACCTCAATGTATTCAGAGCATTCCTGATACTTCATGCTGGTGTTTGAATTATAATAGATAGTTGACTCAACATGATTGCAATAATACTTATTTCCCCAAGTCATTGACTCCATCTGGaccttcttttcttcattgatACTGTCATTGTGTTTGTTACATGGTTTGAATTTTGGGGATTATCTTTGACATCCTTACCCTTCCCTACTTCAAAGGCCTCTCTCATCTAACCATTctatttcatttctactattatcaCTTTGTTTTGGGTCTTCATCACCTCATACTTCAATGGTTAATTATTTCTTCAGGTTTCTTTCCTTCTAATGTATGTGGCATATTATAACCACATTCATATTCCTAAACCATTGCTTGTACTATGTCACCTAATTGCCtgataaattactttttaatgccTACACATTAATGTCCAGGCCGTTTAGTTGGTTTTTGTAAGGTCATTCACAGtacaaattgaaattgaaattgaaattccAGTTATCCTCCAGTATGTATTTCTGTCTCTTCACACTTGTTTTCTAGTTATCCTTTTCATTACAACCAGTATTTCAAATGCCACTTTAAAAATACCTTTCTGAAGATTTCACTTACCACCCTAGCTTCCAACTAATCTTCTATGATCTCTTAACAATTTGACATACTGTGCTGTATAtcattattaattcatattttttttgttccctCAAGCACATGCACACAACACAAACATATATTTCTTCTTCCTAACTAGATTATAAGCTTCTTGATGCTAGATACTGTTATCAATATCTTTGAGTTACATCAATACCTAGCACAATGCCTTCTGTGTGAGTAGGTATTTAGTAAATGTTTGTAGAATGAATGATGAAGTACAATGGATGATTAAAGAAGTTTCTGAACAAATGGGGTCACTAATTAATGATAGATAATATAGGTATGGAATATATATTCAATTCcctatctcttcttttttctgtatGTATTGGTATGTCTCCTCCAGGGTAAACAGCTGTGTGAAGAGTGATGAGCATGTCCTGGAGGAACTGGAAACAGAAGGGGAGAGGCAGCTGAAAAGCCTCCTTCAACATCAACTTGATACTTCTGTCTCCATTGAAGAGTAAGTATTGATTTTCCAAACAGGTAGAGTATCCTAGACCCTCACTTCAAAGTGACAGACTCCTCTTAAAGCCTGAAAGGAACACTGCACTTTCTCTCTCCCACTTTCTTTAGCAGACTTCTATGcatcaataaatgtttatatatatatatttttttctgatttatatatatatatatatatatatatatatatatatatatatatatatatattaatcagaattaatctttttcttcctgaGGGAAGCTTCCATATCCACCAAGTCTGAGCTAGTACCTTTTCTATGCCCTACTACACCCTGTATTTTTTCCACCATAGCATTTATAACTCGATACTGTCATTGCCTCTTTATTTTCCTATCAGTATTCTTTCAcagtattctttctctctctctctctctctctctctctctctctctctctctctctcttttgctatTAAATCCTCAGTACACAGCACACATCTGATGCATAGAAGGACTCAGTAaatgttcattaatttattcattgattaGTTCTGGATGAAGGGACTATTGATGGAGTTCCATTTTGTTGCAGTTGGGCTTCAGGCTAGTAACAGAATGTGAGAAATTGCCAATGACTTTTATTGTGCCTCTTATAATGGTACAATTCCTGTGAATTGTGGTAGCCTGAAGATGATctcacttcctttttttcttgttttgcagATGTGTCTCTAAGAAAGAGAGCTTTGCCCCTGGTACTATGTACAAACCTTTTGGAAAGGAAGCAGCTGGAACTATGACTTTGTCCCAGTTCCAGACACTACATGAAAAGGACCAAGAAACTGCTTCTCTCAGGGAACTAGGACTCAATGAAACAGAAATCTTAATCTGGAAGAGCCATGTTTCAGGTGAAAAGGTAAGTGGGTTATTGTTTTTCAGGAGAATAAAAAGCAGGATCTGTTCATTTTGGCATTGGGGAGTTTTGCATTTTTAGTTCCACAAAACTGAGCTTTGTGTCTgaatcttctttgttttttaggaTAGGGACATTGGTGAAagaggaccttttttttttttttttttttaacttcttagcTAACACTTTAAATAAACACTTTCAATTTCTGTGTCCTGATCATCTTTTTCTTACTTGAAGCACCAGATCATCACTTTCAGGTGTGTCCTCTGATTTGTCATTTCATTTCCCTGGTTTCAGAGGACAAGGCTGAGGGCAACTCCTGAAGCAATACAGAACCGTCTTCAAGATATTGAAGAAAGAATCTCTGAGCGTCAGCGTATTCTTCGCCTGCCACAGAGATTTTCAAAGAGCAAACAGCTGACCCGGCgagaaatggaaatagaaaagtcTTTATTTCAGGGAGCTGATCGTCACTCCTTTCTTAAGGCTCTTTATTATCAAGGTATGTGAGCTTCACTGACTTATATATAGTCTTTCACTGACAGAAAGATTTAACATCAGTCATTAGATATAAAGAATTAGTGAATAGAGTAGGGGAAAGACAGGCTATTACTACTCTTGAATGTATAGTCCCATGAAAGAGACAAATATCTGCAGTTAGTTGCATGACAACATGGAAATTAGGAAATTATTATATAGACTTGAATCAAATTCTGAGGAAACACAGAAAATAGAGCACCTAAGTCCAGGTGGGGGAGTCAGAAGTTGGCACTTGTACTGTCTTGATGGATCAACAGGCATTTTTCAGGTAAAGGGGAAAGAGCGTTATAAGATAGTGAATAGGAACAGGATTGTTGAAGGGACCTGGTATGTCTGGGGAACAATGAAAAGTTCAGTGTGGCAGGGGTACAGGAAGTGGCAGGGAATGACAAGGGATGACACAGAAAAGTGAGGCAAGGCTAGGTAGGGTAGTTAGgctgaaatataaattaatattatacatatatatgtgtgtgtattaatcAGAATTAGTTTAATGGATTGATTTTACTAGGCACTGTGGGAGGTGCACAGAAACTTAAGAAATAATTCTTGACCTTGTGCCAAGTACAATGTGGTTGGAAATATAAATGTATACCATTTAGTAAAAATGCAAGATACAGTTGCTAAGTGCTATGGGAGTTCAGAGTTTTATTGCTGTGAATGAAGAATGCCTTTCAGAGGAGgtaagatttaattttttaatactaCCTATTTAGAAAGGAGAAGGAATGACATTTGATTTGCAGGAGTTGATGTGAGCACTATTGACTGGGAGAGTTATAAGATGCAAAATtggaaatataataattttgggCTTTATTTGGTTGGTAGTTTATAGctatatagatttaatttttagCTAATCTGAATATAGTTAGAAGTTTTCAAGTCAGGAGTAAAATGTTAAAAGCCATGTGGTAGCCAGTAATTAGAACTTGATAAGGAAGTActagaagcagagagaatggTTAGGAGGGATTGTAGTCTTTGAAACATGAAGATTTGGACTAGATTGGTGAGAGCGGAATTGGAAAGACAGGTAGATTTAATTATAAGATACATTACAAAGGGAGAATTGATAAACCTTATTGTCTGAAGATGAAGGAAGAAGGTCAATGGAAGGGAATATGTCAAAGATAACCCAGATGTTTCAAGGCTGTGCGACTTAACAGTTATTGGCAAAACCAAGAATGCTTTTATGGGGAAATTTTGAGGAAAGATGATGAATTTGACTTAAACATGTTGAAATTTTGAGAGTGGCATGATCATTGCTTGCAGATATCAAGGAGACAGAAATAAAGCAGTAAAACTCAGGAAAGAGGTCAGAAGTAGATATGTAGAATTGGGAATCGTTTCTGCTTCAGTCATGTTAAAATCATGAGAATGATTAAATGCTATGTTAGATAGACTGTAGACATGGCAGAGCAGTgatgaaggaaggaatgaaaaatgaacagTTGCCTTTTGTGGAGAGAGATTATGGCATACTGATTATAAACATAGGCTCTGGAGGCAAACTGCCTGGGAAAATCCTGGCTCCCCCACTTATTAGCTATGAGATGCTAGGCAAGTTACCTCTGtaggcttcagtttcttcatcagtgAAGTGAGAATATTAATAGTAGTTATATTACAGGGTTGTTAGGATTAAGTGAGGTAATACATGTAAATCACTTAGAGTAGTACCTGGAtttgggtgggggttgggggggggttTATGAATCTGTTCTGTTTTCTATCTTTGAAACTCCTTGCTTTAAACCTTCACAGCATACCACAAAAAGCCAAGTGCAGACAAGTACATGACCTCAATGAAGAGGAAGATAAAATTAGGCACAAAAGGCAAGTCGAGAGTTTTCTtatagtgttagatttaggaatGTAACCTAGGGTCCCAGACTTCTAAGTTGAACACCTATTTAATTCCATATTCAGTATATAACAATGATCAGCATGTAACAATGATCCAGAGAGAACATATTAtccttaatgaaatattaaagagAAGAATTAGTAGAAGTTGTAAAACTTTTACATGTAGTGCTGTTTTAATCTCTATACCTTTAAGTTATTATAACAGACATAAATTGACCTTACTGATTTTTAGATCccatttcacaaataattttgaatattttattaattagtaAAGTATGAATAttgatgattatgatgatgatgatataatatttaatattttgtttttgaaatgaatttgCAATAAAATTGCATGGGGCTTTTTTGGTGTATAGTTCTATGAATTGTTAATCATGTAGATTCATGTAACCACCACCACAGTTAgcagagagaacagctccatcaCAATGAAAAACTACCTCATACTATTTCTTTCTAGTCACTCCCAACCCCCACCCATAATTCCTGGCAATCACTGATCTGTTCTCCATCACTTTAGGTGTGTCTTTTAGAGACTGtcacataaatgaaatcatgtaatGTGTAACTgtgagactggcttctttcactaagCATAATATCTTTGAGACTCATTCAAGTTGTTGTATGTATTAACAGTTCATTCATTTTGTGGAATCATATTT
This window of the Urocitellus parryii isolate mUroPar1 chromosome X, mUroPar1.hap1, whole genome shotgun sequence genome carries:
- the Rbm41 gene encoding RNA-binding protein 41 isoform X3, which translates into the protein MKRVNSCVKSDEHVLEELETEGERQLKSLLQHQLDTSVSIEECVSKKESFAPGTMYKPFGKEAAGTMTLSQFQTLHEKDQETASLRELGLNETEILIWKSHVSGEKRTRLRATPEAIQNRLQDIEERISERQRILRLPQRFSKSKQLTRREMEIEKSLFQGADRHSFLKALYYQAYHKKPSADKYMTSMKRKIKLGTKDEPPKKNKGDPMNNLESFYQEMIMKKRLEEFQLMRGEPFASHSLVSATSVGDSDTAENPSLLQDKGKQAAQGKGPSLHVTKVIDFSPEQCWTGPKKLTQPIEFVPEDEIQRNRLSEEEIRKIPMFSSYNPGEPNKVVLRIKPITSNVLGECSTAEPQPQPDTIPLFIFMWC